Proteins encoded in a region of the Quercus lobata isolate SW786 chromosome 8, ValleyOak3.0 Primary Assembly, whole genome shotgun sequence genome:
- the LOC115955749 gene encoding heterogeneous nuclear ribonucleoprotein 1-like yields the protein MESDLGKLFIGGISWDTDEERLKDYFRKYGEVVEAVIMRDRATGRARGFGFVVFADPAVAERVIMDKHIIDGRTVEAKKAVPKDDQHILNRTPGSVHGSPGPGRTKKIFVGGLASTVTESDFKKYFDQFGTITDVVVMYDHNTQRPRGFGFITYDSEDAVDRVLLKQFHELNGKMVEVKRAVPKELSPGSSRSPIVGYNYNLSRANSFLNNYVQGYNMSPVGGYGVRMDGRFNQVASGRSGFSPFGTTGYGMSLNLEPGLSPSYGGNSNFGNSLGYARMLSPYYSGNSNRYSTPIGYSGGNGRNDSLLSSTTRNVWGNGGLNNAVNSSSPGAYLNSGSGGFGVFGNSSANWGPSPGSTQGGGSPPGYTSGNIGYGSGDNSFGLGAGGGYGRNSGTGLAQSSSFAASSGSYEGSYGDLYRSGSVYGDSTWRSTTPELDGSGSFGYALGNMSSDVTAKSSEGYIGSYNVTSRQANRGIAT from the exons ATGGAATCAGATCTTGGAAAGCTCTTCATTGGTGGGATTTCTTGGGACACAGATGAAGAAAGACTTAAggactattttaggaaatatggGGAGGTGGTGGAAGCAGTGATCATGAGAGATCGTGCCACTGGTCGTGCTCGTGGCTTTGGTTTCGTTGTGTTTGCAGATCCTGCTGTTGCAGAAAGAGTCATCATGGACAAGCACATAATTGATGGCCGCACA GTTGAGGCAAAGAAGGCTGTACCTAAGGATGATCAGCACATTTTAAATAGAACCCCTGGTAGTGTTCATGGTTCTCCAGGCCCTGGACgtaccaaaaagatttttgtgggAGGTTTAGCATCCACAGTCACTGAGAGCGACTTTAAGAAATACTTTGATCAGTTTGGTACAATTACCGATGTTGTAGTGATGTATGATCACAACACCCAAAGGCCAAGAGGCTTTGGCTTCATCACCTATGATTCTGAGGATGCAGTGGATAGAGTGCTCCTCAAACAGTTTCATGAATTGAATGGTAAAATGGTTGAGGTCAAGAGGGCAGTCCCAAAAGAACTATCCCCAGGTTCCAGTCGGAGCCCTATTGTAGGATATAACTATAATTTGAGTAGGGCCAATAGCTTCCTTAACAATTATGTTCAGGGTTATAATATGAGCCCAGTTGGAGGTTATGGAGTCAGGATGGATGGTAGGTTTAATCAGGTTGCTAGTGGTCGTAGTGGGTTTTCCCCATTTGGTACAACTGGTTATGGAATGAGTCTGAATTTGGAGCCAGGGTTGAGCCCAAGCTATGGTGGCAATTCCAACTTTGGCAATAGTCTTGGCTATGCACGGATGCTGAGTCCTTATTATAGTGGAAATTCAAACAGGTATAGCACTCCTATTGGGTATAGTGGGGGTAATGGAAGAAATGATTCTCTACTAAGCTCCACCACTCGAAATGTCTGGGGAAATGGGGGCCTTAACAATGCTGTGAACTCTTCAAGCCCTGGTGCTTACTTGAACTCTGGAAGTGGGGGTTTTGGAGTTTTTGGAAATAGTAGTGCGAATTGGGGCCCTTCTCCTGGTTCAACTCAAGGTGGAGGGAGTCCTCCTGGTTATACTAGTGGGAATATTGGTTATGGCAGTGGAGACAACAGCTTTGGGTTGGGAGCTGGGGGAGGGTATGGAAGAAACAGTGGCACAGGTTTAGCCCAATCTTCATCATTCGCTGCATCAAGTGGAAGCTATGAGGGATCCTACGGTGACTTGTATCGTAGTGGTTCTGTTTATGGCGATTCAACTTGGCGATCTACTACTCCTGAGCTAGATGGTTCTGGCTCATTTGGTTATGCGCTTGGCAATATGTCTTCAGATGTCACAGCCAAAAGTTCTGAGGGCTATATTGGAAGTTACAACGttacaagtagacaagcaaataGAG GAATTGCTACATAG